The following proteins are encoded in a genomic region of Streptomyces lunaelactis:
- a CDS encoding TetR/AcrR family transcriptional regulator, which yields MSSSPPSKGRPRDPRSHEAIISATAALVAEMGYAATSIGGVAARAGVGKDTIYRRWPGKPELVFEAVFTTTDQAPIPDTGTLTGDLTVLLQGLVEEFHSPAAAAALPGLLADFAADPSLKARIRSDFLAPSKERLLIVFERAVLRGEIAAGTPVDLVLDTLAGAVFFHIGLVGEHPTPQLAGRLATVIAKGIEIR from the coding sequence ATGAGTTCCTCTCCCCCCTCCAAGGGGCGTCCCAGGGATCCCCGTTCGCACGAGGCGATCATCAGCGCGACCGCAGCGCTGGTGGCCGAGATGGGCTATGCCGCGACGTCGATCGGGGGCGTGGCTGCGCGGGCCGGTGTCGGCAAGGACACGATCTACCGGCGCTGGCCGGGCAAACCGGAGCTGGTCTTCGAGGCCGTGTTCACAACTACCGACCAAGCCCCGATACCTGACACCGGGACGCTGACCGGGGATCTGACCGTACTGCTGCAGGGCCTGGTCGAGGAGTTCCACTCGCCTGCCGCTGCAGCGGCGCTCCCTGGGCTGCTGGCCGACTTCGCCGCCGACCCGTCCCTGAAGGCCCGCATCCGCAGCGACTTCCTGGCTCCGTCGAAGGAACGGCTGCTGATCGTCTTCGAACGCGCCGTGCTGCGCGGGGAGATCGCGGCCGGTACACCCGTGGACCTGGTCCTGGACACGCTGGCAGGAGCCGTGTTCTTCCACATCGGACTGGTCGGAGAGCACCCCACCCCGCAGCTGGCCGGCCGGCTGGCTACCGTCATAGCCAAAGGAATTGAAATCCGATGA
- a CDS encoding cysteine desulfurase: MKLLLDRPKVVALTHCSNVTGVVHPVEELIAEIRAACDATIVLDAAQSLPHQRISVRELDVDFMAFSMHKMLGPTGVGCLFGRSELLAALRPLTVGGGMVDWVDLDGSVDRRIPFKCWMGPVAGGAR, from the coding sequence GTGAAGCTCCTGCTCGACCGGCCGAAGGTGGTCGCGCTCACGCACTGCTCCAACGTCACCGGCGTCGTCCACCCGGTGGAGGAACTGATAGCCGAGATCCGCGCCGCCTGCGACGCGACGATCGTTCTCGATGCCGCGCAGTCCCTGCCTCACCAGCGCATCAGCGTGCGAGAGCTGGACGTCGACTTCATGGCGTTCTCGATGCACAAGATGCTGGGCCCCACCGGGGTCGGGTGTCTCTTCGGCCGAAGCGAGCTTCTCGCGGCGCTGCGCCCCTTGACGGTCGGTGGGGGCATGGTCGACTGGGTCGACCTCGACGGCAGTGTCGATCGGCGCATCCCCTTCAAGTGCTGGATGGGTCCCGTCGCTGGCGGCGCGCGCTGA
- a CDS encoding thioesterase II family protein, translating to MSSLQTLTLVCFPHAGGGLGRYRGWRDDLPDGVELVLPDLPGREGRLFDEPLPDVASVSQYAIHQLAAEIASSDRLAIAGISYGALVAFDMAARLEASGKKIQAVFAASQRAPTTRLPPINWRSMDDERLLAELTEIGGLSPDLGAEEEFLELFLPVIRAELHASETYLRPDAYDRLRCPIFLYHGNEDAAIPSSSARAWRDETDDFSWRSLEAAHFLTGPDGKDLWYEALREDLRFVHD from the coding sequence ATGTCGAGCTTGCAGACCTTGACCCTGGTGTGTTTTCCCCACGCCGGCGGTGGGTTGGGGCGTTATCGAGGATGGCGGGACGACCTGCCGGACGGTGTCGAGCTGGTGTTGCCCGACCTGCCCGGCCGGGAGGGCCGGCTCTTCGACGAGCCCCTCCCGGATGTCGCATCGGTGAGTCAGTACGCGATCCACCAGTTGGCGGCGGAGATCGCGAGCAGCGACAGACTGGCGATTGCCGGGATCAGCTACGGAGCTCTCGTGGCATTCGACATGGCTGCGCGTCTGGAAGCGTCCGGGAAGAAGATCCAGGCCGTGTTCGCCGCCAGTCAGCGAGCGCCGACGACGCGTCTGCCGCCGATCAACTGGCGCTCGATGGACGACGAGCGGCTGCTCGCCGAGCTGACCGAGATCGGCGGGTTGAGCCCGGACCTGGGGGCTGAGGAGGAGTTCCTCGAACTGTTCCTGCCCGTCATCCGAGCAGAGCTCCATGCGAGCGAGACCTATCTCAGGCCCGACGCCTACGACCGATTGCGGTGTCCGATCTTTCTCTACCACGGCAACGAGGACGCCGCGATCCCGTCGTCGTCAGCTCGCGCGTGGCGCGACGAGACCGATGACTTCTCGTGGCGAAGTCTTGAGGCCGCGCATTTCCTGACCGGACCCGACGGCAAGGACCTGTGGTACGAGGCGTTGCGGGAGGACTTGCGCTTCGTACACGACTGA
- a CDS encoding DUF3303 family protein, translating into MRVLLTVQMDTEKANKAITGKTLPQTMKSVLDRVKPEATYFGAKDGMRTAFIVFDLKEASDIPTVAEPFFQELGAKLTVTPVMTFDDVQAGLQKYGSN; encoded by the coding sequence ATGAGGGTGTTGCTGACCGTTCAGATGGACACCGAGAAGGCGAACAAGGCGATCACGGGCAAGACGTTGCCCCAGACCATGAAGTCGGTGCTGGACCGAGTCAAGCCGGAGGCCACGTACTTCGGGGCGAAGGACGGGATGCGTACCGCGTTCATCGTCTTCGACCTGAAGGAGGCGTCCGACATCCCCACCGTCGCCGAACCGTTCTTCCAGGAGCTCGGTGCCAAGTTGACCGTGACGCCAGTGATGACCTTCGACGATGTCCAGGCCGGTCTGCAGAAGTACGGATCGAACTGA
- a CDS encoding NUDIX hydrolase: MQWTVHGERQIYSNPWVNLWLTDVQQPDGHRFEHHVVRMRHLAVAAVVDDHSRVLMMWRHRFITDTWGWELPMGLIEADETPGQAAAREVEEETGWRVDAMKPLVYAQPANGITDSEHHIFRADGATYAGPPTEMNESDRIEWIPLREIRGLIDRREIVSSGSLVGLLYLLLDTET; the protein is encoded by the coding sequence ATGCAGTGGACCGTGCATGGCGAACGCCAGATCTACAGCAACCCGTGGGTCAACCTCTGGCTCACAGACGTCCAGCAGCCCGACGGCCACCGCTTCGAGCACCACGTGGTCCGCATGCGGCACCTGGCGGTCGCCGCCGTGGTCGACGACCACAGCCGCGTACTGATGATGTGGCGGCACCGCTTCATCACCGATACCTGGGGATGGGAACTGCCCATGGGCCTCATCGAGGCGGACGAGACGCCCGGGCAGGCCGCCGCACGGGAGGTCGAGGAGGAGACCGGCTGGCGCGTGGACGCCATGAAACCGCTGGTGTACGCCCAGCCCGCGAACGGCATCACCGACTCCGAGCACCATATCTTCCGGGCCGACGGAGCCACGTACGCGGGCCCGCCCACCGAGATGAACGAGTCGGACCGGATCGAGTGGATCCCGCTGCGGGAGATCCGCGGCCTGATCGACCGCCGGGAGATCGTCAGCAGCGGCAGCCTGGTCGGCCTGCTGTACCTGCTGCTCGACACGGAAACCTGA
- a CDS encoding adhesin, with protein sequence MLTALALVVSAVSLYGGDSARAGADASGGDSDFGRGDGLGGAPQRIEPSALPGTSPSASPTGSSSPSPRPTGSRGGKKPKPPQNASSPSYSAWAGPGCSGGGLYKERGRYSDGDDGWYEVDEGGHRGDGCDGSFTAIPMSGSTTKDSDGTATWSWYVGSGYTTCSVSVVIPESRRDRDVAGEPTTYNVLADPDDQDSAIKSFRIDQTKLRGSGLIVEKIPVRNQQLAVQLVDRGQDWGSDRDGAHHAAAQMRADCRA encoded by the coding sequence GTGCTGACGGCGCTCGCCCTGGTCGTCTCGGCGGTCAGCCTGTACGGGGGCGATTCGGCACGGGCAGGCGCGGACGCGTCCGGCGGTGACTCCGACTTCGGCCGGGGCGACGGCCTCGGCGGCGCCCCGCAGCGGATCGAGCCCTCGGCCCTGCCGGGCACCTCCCCGTCGGCGTCGCCGACGGGCTCCTCCTCGCCGTCCCCGCGCCCCACCGGCTCCCGGGGCGGGAAGAAGCCGAAGCCCCCGCAGAACGCCAGCAGCCCCTCGTACTCCGCCTGGGCGGGGCCCGGTTGCAGCGGCGGCGGCCTCTACAAGGAGCGCGGCCGCTACAGCGACGGCGACGACGGCTGGTACGAGGTGGACGAGGGCGGCCACCGGGGCGACGGCTGCGACGGCAGCTTCACCGCGATCCCCATGTCGGGCAGCACGACGAAGGACAGCGACGGGACGGCGACCTGGTCCTGGTACGTGGGCAGCGGATACACGACCTGCTCGGTGTCGGTCGTCATCCCCGAGAGCCGCCGCGACCGCGATGTGGCGGGCGAGCCGACGACGTACAACGTGCTGGCGGACCCCGACGACCAGGACAGCGCGATCAAGTCCTTCAGGATCGACCAGACGAAGCTGCGAGGCAGCGGCCTGATCGTCGAGAAGATCCCGGTCCGCAACCAGCAACTGGCGGTGCAGCTCGTCGACCGCGGCCAGGACTGGGGCAGCGACCGGGACGGCGCGCACCACGCGGCGGCCCAGATGCGAGCGGACTGCCGCGCCTGA
- a CDS encoding MFS transporter, producing MTTAEPTQADGSSPDRGLRIRVSPPGRTDPGRPESDGRSGPETGGPETGGPHPGGPDPGPDPDPGPRPGPVAGLRDRLTRRPVLLATALAALTHLFWFFFLANSGGDIAAQDAWAEFVGRHPDSAYNLAWYGGMHPVSYSVVSPYLMSLIGVRSTMMVAGTVSAALTALILVRVRAVRNPVACALAGVFAFLCNALSGRVTFGLGMMFALGAVAAVFCWPHRWRDKRWAKAAVAAPLAGLATASSPVAGLFLGVVAAALFLNGRRPGAYALGLAPVAVVALSAWLFPFSGTQPMSFWSTSLPFAFGFLVLVLVPKEWRTVRVAAAVYTLGTLLTWVIESQIGSNVSRLPMLFAGVVLLAALPYTAPRSRKWYALGIAFLGLNFWIGFKAVDDMVRTAPAASWSRELAPLVNRLQGLGAERGRVEVVPASSHREASALAPYVNLARGWNRQADMKRNPLFYDDKTLTAAGYRAWLDRWAVHYVVLPKGSPDSSGAAQEAELVREGQPYLKRIWGDANWQLFAVKNPMPLADPPATVKHAGAGELTIEVRTAGRVLIRIPYSPWLSIVDEQGKKVKGPQETDESKAREDGPKSFVNLNGCLLKAQEDAEGDEWTELLAPEPGVYRLAAPYQLPRGTPCPDELR from the coding sequence GTGACCACCGCTGAGCCGACACAGGCGGACGGCAGCAGCCCCGACCGCGGGCTGCGAATACGTGTGTCCCCGCCGGGCCGCACCGACCCCGGCCGCCCCGAGTCCGACGGCCGGTCGGGCCCCGAAACAGGTGGCCCCGAAACAGGCGGCCCCCACCCAGGTGGCCCCGATCCAGGACCCGATCCGGACCCCGGACCCCGTCCCGGCCCCGTCGCCGGCCTCCGTGACCGCCTGACGCGCCGCCCCGTGCTCCTCGCGACGGCACTCGCCGCGCTCACCCATCTGTTCTGGTTTTTCTTCCTCGCGAACAGCGGCGGCGACATCGCGGCCCAGGACGCCTGGGCCGAGTTCGTCGGCCGCCACCCGGACTCCGCGTACAACCTCGCCTGGTACGGCGGGATGCACCCGGTCTCGTACAGCGTCGTCTCGCCGTATCTGATGTCGCTGATCGGCGTCCGCTCCACGATGATGGTCGCCGGGACGGTCTCGGCCGCCCTGACCGCGCTGATCCTGGTCCGCGTCCGCGCCGTACGCAATCCCGTGGCCTGTGCGCTCGCCGGAGTCTTCGCCTTCCTCTGCAATGCGCTGTCGGGCCGGGTGACGTTCGGCCTCGGCATGATGTTCGCGCTCGGCGCGGTCGCGGCGGTCTTCTGCTGGCCGCATCGCTGGCGGGACAAGCGCTGGGCCAAGGCGGCGGTGGCCGCCCCGCTCGCCGGCCTCGCCACCGCGTCGAGCCCGGTCGCCGGGCTCTTCCTCGGCGTCGTCGCGGCGGCGCTCTTCCTGAACGGGCGCCGCCCCGGTGCGTACGCCCTCGGCCTCGCCCCGGTCGCGGTCGTGGCGCTCTCCGCGTGGCTGTTCCCCTTCTCCGGTACGCAGCCGATGTCGTTCTGGTCGACGTCGTTGCCGTTCGCCTTCGGGTTCCTGGTCCTGGTCCTGGTGCCGAAGGAGTGGCGCACGGTCCGCGTGGCGGCGGCCGTCTACACCCTCGGCACGCTGCTGACCTGGGTGATCGAATCCCAGATCGGCTCGAACGTGTCCCGGCTCCCGATGCTGTTCGCGGGCGTGGTGCTGCTGGCCGCGCTGCCGTACACCGCGCCGCGCTCCCGCAAGTGGTACGCGCTCGGGATCGCCTTCCTGGGCCTCAATTTCTGGATCGGTTTCAAGGCTGTCGACGACATGGTGCGTACGGCCCCGGCCGCGTCCTGGAGCCGTGAGCTCGCGCCCCTGGTCAACCGGCTCCAGGGGCTCGGCGCCGAGCGGGGCCGGGTCGAGGTGGTCCCGGCCAGCAGTCATCGCGAGGCGTCGGCCCTCGCTCCGTACGTCAATCTGGCCCGCGGCTGGAACCGGCAGGCGGACATGAAGCGCAACCCGCTCTTCTATGACGACAAGACCCTGACCGCCGCCGGCTACCGCGCCTGGCTGGACCGGTGGGCGGTCCACTACGTGGTGCTGCCCAAGGGCTCGCCGGACTCCAGCGGGGCCGCGCAGGAGGCGGAGCTGGTCCGCGAGGGGCAGCCGTATCTGAAGCGGATCTGGGGCGACGCGAACTGGCAGCTGTTCGCGGTGAAGAACCCGATGCCGCTGGCCGACCCGCCGGCCACCGTGAAGCACGCGGGCGCGGGCGAGCTCACGATCGAGGTGAGGACGGCCGGCCGGGTGCTGATCCGGATCCCGTACTCGCCGTGGCTCAGCATCGTCGACGAGCAGGGCAAGAAGGTGAAGGGCCCGCAGGAGACGGACGAGTCCAAGGCGCGCGAGGACGGGCCCAAGAGCTTCGTCAACCTCAACGGCTGCCTGCTGAAGGCCCAGGAGGACGCGGAGGGCGACGAATGGACGGAACTGCTCGCGCCGGAGCCGGGCGTCTACCGCCTGGCGGCGCCCTACCAGCTGCCGCGCGGGACGCCCTGTCCCGACGAACTCCGCTGA
- a CDS encoding D-alanyl-D-alanine carboxypeptidase family protein has protein sequence MAGESPDKSEQRKSSGKTTPGERDPRLAVFRQAPASAGAVPGVAPGVDQPTAVFKMPPEASAKQSTPSAVEPGTETGSVENDTRLRAAVAAWVASADDDAPAPEGEDEAAPAEAVPAPADSGEQVEPEAEAARDEPGSATPAEPDEDAPAPADEAAEAAEAAEDSAPEAEVGGDAADAGSAASAKSTSSDAEGVSAGAEPHGEDTSPEAAASGPAKISGDRTPAAADEAAEAAADSAPEAEAEAEAEVDAAPEGDRAGSATSADATAASGDEPGSGTPAKPASPDAERDESASASAAEADADADAHADDAPGDGHTAPAPDKSAESAEAKAVDQAEAPDAPKGKPVDRPTAVFKAPPRPVVDQATTALKAPPAPRSQPAGEAARSSTFVPLRADDAPAPTASKPQAVAPAAPAAPPALTPASLTEAERTKQQPMPPLPPLDLLAELTNTPPPAQTPVRTVVRRIKIWTPLVVLLLIVFAVVQAVRPLPAPSLELSAEPTFTFKGGQLSLPWPDEGQGAVEVEGVGSIGTYGAQKPAPLASVAKTMTAYVILRDHPIKGKETGPKITVDQQAEDESKIEDESTAQISKGQQFTEEQMLQLLMIPSGNNAARLLARWDAKTEAEFVKKMNDAAKDLGMTDTTYTDPSGLKSTTVSTPKDQLRLAKAVMQNDVFRDIVNTTITTVPGIDRQIRNNNDRALLLEGVGGIKTGSSTPAGGNLLWSANALVDGQIRRIVGITMGAQKAAILNDKLELAIDYSIKVIQAAQAGVTSTTVVKKGDVVGHVDDGLGGRTAVVATKDLKAVGWAGLKVEIAINDGGKVLPHTASAGDIVGQVSIGSGTGKVSAPVALQQDLAEPGFGAKITRLG, from the coding sequence GTGGCGGGCGAGTCCCCCGACAAGTCGGAGCAGCGGAAGTCGTCGGGGAAGACGACTCCGGGAGAACGTGACCCGCGGCTCGCCGTGTTCCGCCAGGCGCCTGCGTCAGCCGGGGCCGTGCCTGGGGTCGCCCCCGGGGTGGACCAGCCGACCGCGGTCTTCAAGATGCCGCCCGAGGCGTCCGCGAAGCAGAGTACGCCGTCGGCTGTCGAGCCGGGCACGGAGACGGGCTCGGTGGAGAACGACACGAGGCTGCGGGCGGCGGTAGCGGCGTGGGTGGCGAGCGCGGACGACGACGCACCGGCGCCGGAGGGCGAGGACGAGGCGGCGCCGGCGGAGGCCGTGCCCGCGCCGGCGGACTCGGGCGAGCAGGTGGAGCCGGAGGCCGAGGCGGCGCGCGACGAGCCCGGTTCGGCGACACCCGCGGAGCCGGACGAGGACGCGCCCGCGCCTGCCGACGAGGCCGCCGAGGCGGCTGAGGCGGCTGAGGACTCGGCCCCGGAGGCCGAGGTCGGCGGTGACGCCGCCGACGCGGGTTCGGCCGCGTCCGCGAAGTCCACGTCCTCGGACGCCGAGGGCGTCTCTGCCGGTGCGGAGCCGCACGGCGAGGACACGTCCCCTGAGGCTGCCGCCTCGGGTCCCGCGAAGATCTCGGGCGACCGTACGCCCGCGGCTGCCGACGAGGCCGCTGAGGCGGCTGCGGACTCTGCCCCGGAGGCCGAGGCTGAGGCTGAGGCCGAGGTCGACGCGGCGCCGGAGGGTGACAGGGCCGGTTCGGCCACGTCCGCCGACGCGACTGCCGCCTCGGGCGACGAGCCCGGTTCGGGCACGCCCGCGAAGCCCGCGTCCCCCGACGCCGAACGCGACGAGTCCGCGTCCGCGTCCGCCGCTGAGGCCGACGCCGACGCCGACGCCCACGCCGACGACGCCCCGGGCGACGGGCACACCGCCCCGGCCCCCGACAAGTCCGCGGAATCTGCGGAAGCAAAGGCCGTCGATCAGGCCGAGGCTCCCGACGCTCCCAAGGGCAAGCCCGTCGATCGGCCCACCGCCGTCTTCAAGGCACCCCCGCGCCCCGTCGTCGATCAGGCCACCACCGCGCTCAAGGCGCCCCCGGCGCCCCGCTCCCAGCCCGCGGGCGAAGCTGCCCGCAGCAGCACGTTCGTACCCCTGCGGGCCGACGACGCACCGGCGCCGACCGCGAGCAAGCCCCAGGCAGTAGCCCCGGCCGCCCCGGCAGCGCCCCCCGCCCTCACGCCCGCCTCGCTCACCGAGGCCGAGCGGACCAAGCAGCAGCCCATGCCCCCGCTGCCGCCGCTCGATCTGCTCGCCGAGCTCACGAACACCCCGCCGCCGGCCCAGACTCCGGTCCGTACGGTCGTACGGCGGATCAAGATCTGGACGCCGCTCGTCGTGCTGCTCCTGATCGTCTTTGCGGTCGTACAGGCAGTGCGCCCGCTCCCGGCGCCCTCGCTCGAGCTCTCCGCCGAGCCCACTTTCACCTTCAAGGGCGGACAGCTCAGCCTGCCCTGGCCCGACGAGGGCCAGGGCGCCGTCGAGGTCGAGGGTGTCGGCAGCATCGGTACGTACGGTGCCCAGAAGCCAGCCCCGCTCGCGAGCGTCGCGAAGACGATGACGGCGTACGTGATCCTCAGGGATCACCCGATCAAGGGCAAGGAGACCGGCCCGAAGATCACTGTCGATCAGCAGGCCGAGGACGAGTCGAAGATCGAGGACGAGTCGACCGCGCAGATCTCGAAGGGGCAGCAGTTCACCGAGGAGCAGATGCTTCAGCTGCTGATGATCCCGTCCGGGAACAACGCGGCGCGTCTGCTGGCCCGCTGGGACGCGAAGACCGAGGCCGAGTTCGTCAAGAAGATGAACGACGCGGCCAAGGACCTCGGCATGACCGACACCACCTACACGGACCCGAGCGGCCTGAAGTCCACCACGGTGTCCACCCCGAAGGACCAGCTCAGGCTGGCCAAGGCGGTCATGCAGAACGACGTGTTCCGGGACATCGTCAACACGACGATCACCACGGTCCCCGGCATCGACAGGCAGATCAGGAACAACAACGACCGTGCCCTGCTGCTGGAGGGCGTGGGCGGCATCAAGACCGGTTCGTCCACCCCGGCCGGCGGCAACCTCCTCTGGTCCGCCAACGCCTTGGTCGACGGCCAGATCCGCCGGATCGTCGGCATCACGATGGGCGCCCAGAAGGCCGCCATCCTCAACGACAAACTGGAACTGGCGATCGACTACAGCATCAAGGTGATCCAGGCGGCCCAGGCGGGCGTCACGTCCACCACCGTCGTCAAGAAGGGCGACGTCGTCGGCCATGTCGACGACGGCCTCGGCGGCCGGACGGCCGTCGTCGCCACCAAGGACCTCAAGGCGGTCGGCTGGGCCGGTCTCAAGGTCGAGATCGCGATCAACGACGGCGGCAAGGTCCTCCCGCACACCGCAAGCGCGGGTGACATCGTCGGCCAGGTCTCCATCGGCTCCGGCACGGGCAAGGTCAGCGCCCCGGTCGCGCTCCAGCAGGACCTGGCGGAACCTGGATTCGGCGCCAAGATCACCCGCCTCGGGTAG
- a CDS encoding GOLPH3/VPS74 family protein: MGRSRRTLPEELLLLALDPTTGTTAQPQSLDLGLAGAQLVELALAGRIAPDGDRIAVVMPRPTGDPTLDSALELLRRRGSPVRAVHWIGGPRLGLRQIYLSHLERCGMVHAVAGQMCGVLPTTRYQATETAISRDIRARLDSAIRTGVPPDPRTAALAALAHAVGLGKHLYPGNEGRSSRSRLRDLIRHDPMGGLVAHAVMDVQNGAAAQPRRNPTAPGASRQPAAVAMQTRHGSMARVAAH, from the coding sequence ATGGGCAGGAGCCGCAGAACACTTCCGGAAGAGCTTCTGCTGCTCGCTCTGGACCCGACCACGGGTACCACAGCGCAGCCGCAGTCGCTCGACCTCGGCCTGGCCGGAGCCCAGCTAGTAGAGCTGGCTCTGGCAGGACGGATAGCCCCGGACGGGGATCGTATCGCCGTGGTGATGCCACGGCCGACCGGAGATCCGACCCTGGACTCCGCACTGGAACTGCTGCGCAGACGCGGCAGTCCGGTTCGGGCGGTCCACTGGATCGGCGGGCCCCGACTGGGGTTGCGCCAGATTTACCTCTCGCATCTGGAGCGGTGCGGCATGGTGCATGCCGTGGCGGGGCAGATGTGCGGAGTACTGCCGACAACTCGCTACCAAGCGACGGAAACGGCGATCAGCCGGGACATCAGAGCCCGGCTGGACAGTGCGATCCGCACCGGCGTACCGCCGGACCCGCGGACCGCGGCGCTCGCCGCGCTGGCCCACGCGGTCGGACTCGGCAAGCACCTGTACCCCGGGAACGAAGGGCGTTCCTCGAGATCCCGTCTGCGGGATCTCATCAGGCACGACCCCATGGGCGGACTCGTGGCGCACGCCGTGATGGACGTCCAGAACGGTGCGGCCGCTCAGCCCCGCCGTAACCCGACCGCCCCGGGCGCCAGTCGCCAGCCGGCAGCCGTAGCGATGCAAACTCGCCACGGAAGCATGGCCCGCGTCGCCGCGCACTAG
- a CDS encoding helix-turn-helix domain-containing protein, which yields MASNVNPTVRRRRLGQELRRLRELKGMTAEEVAERLLVSQSKISRLENGRRSISQRDVRDLCGVYEVEDHRIVDSLMQMAKDSRQQGWWHAFGDIPYSVYIGLETDAASLRVYEPQVVPGLLQTRQYAEALIAGALPESGITDIEKRVSVRLRRQERIKDADHPLRLWVVVDEAALRRLVGDKQLMLEQLEHLVELSQEPHVTVQVLPFEMGAHPGINGQYAILEFPDASDSSVVYIEGVTSDLYLEKANDVQKYSVMYEHLRAQALNVDHTRQFIADIAKDYAR from the coding sequence GTGGCGTCCAACGTCAACCCCACCGTCAGGCGACGCCGATTGGGCCAGGAGCTCCGCCGGCTCCGGGAACTCAAGGGCATGACGGCCGAAGAGGTGGCGGAGCGCCTGCTCGTCTCCCAGTCGAAGATCAGCCGCCTCGAGAACGGCCGCCGCTCCATCAGCCAGCGCGACGTCCGCGATCTGTGCGGGGTGTACGAGGTCGAGGACCACCGGATCGTCGACTCGCTGATGCAGATGGCCAAGGACTCCCGCCAGCAGGGCTGGTGGCACGCCTTCGGCGACATCCCGTACAGCGTCTACATCGGCCTGGAGACCGACGCGGCGAGCCTGCGGGTGTACGAACCCCAGGTCGTCCCCGGCCTGTTGCAGACCCGGCAGTACGCCGAGGCGCTGATCGCCGGCGCGCTGCCCGAGAGCGGGATCACCGACATCGAGAAGCGGGTCAGCGTCCGGCTGCGCCGCCAGGAGCGGATCAAGGACGCCGACCATCCGCTGCGCCTGTGGGTGGTGGTCGACGAGGCCGCGCTGCGCCGTCTCGTCGGCGACAAGCAGCTGATGCTCGAGCAGCTCGAGCATCTGGTGGAGCTGTCCCAGGAGCCGCATGTCACCGTGCAGGTGCTGCCCTTCGAGATGGGCGCCCACCCGGGCATCAACGGCCAGTACGCGATCCTGGAGTTCCCCGACGCATCCGACTCCAGCGTCGTCTATATCGAGGGCGTCACCAGCGATCTGTACCTGGAGAAGGCCAACGACGTACAGAAGTACAGCGTCATGTACGAGCACCTGCGCGCCCAGGCCCTGAACGTGGATCACACCCGGCAGTTCATCGCGGACATCGCGAAGGACTACGCGCGCTGA
- a CDS encoding DUF397 domain-containing protein, whose product MAITQGATDTWTKSSYSTGNGACVEVKSPVVQTIAVRDSKVLAGPSITFVPESWNAFVNEVGQGSFGLG is encoded by the coding sequence ATGGCAATCACTCAGGGCGCCACGGATACCTGGACGAAGTCCTCGTACTCCACGGGAAACGGCGCATGCGTAGAGGTCAAGTCCCCGGTTGTGCAGACGATCGCGGTGCGGGACTCCAAGGTCCTCGCCGGACCGTCGATCACCTTCGTCCCCGAATCGTGGAACGCGTTCGTGAACGAAGTGGGACAGGGCTCGTTCGGTCTCGGCTGA